The Clostridia bacterium DNA segment TATGAGCGCAGATCTGAAGTAATAGATTACGTTATTGGCAAATATGGAAGTGACCATGTAGCACAAATAATAACTTTTGGGACCATGGCTGCACGAGCTGTTATTAGGGACGTAGGCAGGGCTTTAAATATGCCCTATGCACAGGTGGATTATATAGCAAAGCAGATACCTTTTGAGATAGGAATGAACATAGAAAAGGCACTAAAGGTAAACCCTAAGTTAGATGAAATGTATCATCAGGACCAGGAAATTAAAAAACTGATCGATATGTCAAAAAAGCTTGAAGGACTTCCTAGACATGCTTCTACCCATGCTGCAGGTGTGGTTATATCCAAGATGCCGATTATGGAGTATGTGCCTTTACAGAAAAATGATGATATAGTCACCACCCAGTTTTCCATGGGAATACTGGAGGAGCTAGGCCTTTTAAAGATGGACTTTTTAGGCTTGCGGACCCTGACTGTGATCAGGGATACACTGAATATAATAAAATCTGTACACGGTAAAAAGATAGATTTAAACAATATATCGTTGGAAGATCCAAAAGTATTTGAACTGATAGGTTCAGGGGAGACTGATGGAGTATTTCAGCTGGAAAGCAGTGGCATGAAGCAATTTATGAAGGAGCTAAATCCCGATAAATTTGAAGATATAATAGCAGGTATTTCCTTATATAGACCAGGTCCCATGGATCAAATACCACGGTATATTGAAAACAAAAAACATCCTAAAAATATCAACTATACAGATGCTGCCCTGGAACCTATCTTAAAAGTCACCTATGGCTGTATGGTTTATCAGGAGCAGGTAATGCAAATAGTTAGAGATTTAGCAGGTTATTCTTTGGGAAGATCAGATTTAGTCAGAAGGGCTATGGCCAAAAAAAAGACCGATATAATGGAAAGGGAAAGAAAAAACTTCATCTATGGCAATGCTGACTCTAAAGAGGATATAATAATAAAGGGTGCTGTGAACAATGGAGTATCAGAGGAAAATGCAAATCGTATATTCGATGAGATGATGGAATTTGCAAAGTATGCGTTCAACAAATCCCATGCTGCTGCATATGCACTTATCGCATATCATACTGCATGGCTTAAATGTTATTATCCGGTTGAATTTATGGCAGCGCTGATGACCAGTGTTATGCATAACACAAATAAGATAGCTAACTATATAAACAATTGTAAAACTATGGGCATATCCATATTGCCTCCGGATGTCAATGAAAGTTTTGGAAACTTTACTGTGGTAGATAACAAGATCAGATTTGGACTTGCCGCAGTCAAAAATGTGGGTAGTAATGCGATTGATGAGATAGTGAGAATTAGGAAAAAAGATGGCCCCTACAAAAGCTTTGTGGATTTTTGTGAACGAGTGGATTATAAATATATAAATAAAAAAGCGATAGAGAGTTTGATAAAATGTGGGGCCTTTGATTCAATGGGAGTATACAGGTCTCAGCTGATGGCAATATATGAAAAAACAATAGATAGCGTTCAGCAATCCAGGCGCAGGAACATTGACGGTCAGCTTTCCCTATTTGAATCTCAAACGGAACAGTTGAACCATGGGATGTTGCCGGATATTAATGAGTACCCTCAAAAGCTGATGCTATCAATGGAAAAAGAGATATTAGGTATATATATAAGTGGACATCCATTGTCTGAATATAAATATGAACTTAAAAAATTGACCACTACAAACAGCTATATGTTATCCAGTCTTGCCGAAGAATCGGAACACGATGAGAATATCTCAAATGTAACCAACATAAGGGATAGAGATATTGTTACCATAGGTGGAATCATTGTTGAGAAAAGAACTAAGGCCACGAAGAACAATGAGATAATGTGCTTTATAGGACTGGAAGATTTATATGGTGTCACTGAAGTGGTAATATTTCCAAGAGTATATAATCAATATATGCAAATTTTGGACAATGATAGCATTGTTTTAATAAAAGGTATGATAGATTTAAAAGAAGGGGAGCAACCTAAAATATTGTGCAGATATGTAGAGCCTTTATATAAGATCGATAACAAAAGATTGTATCTTAAGATTTCGAATACAATACAAAAGGATGTATCAAAAAAGATAAAACCGATTTTAAAGAGATATTCAGGCAATATTCCTGTTTTCATATATATTGAAAGAAATAATAAAAGTAAAATGGCAAAAAGAAATCTGTGGGTGAGTGAAGATCAACAATTGATGAGAGAATTAAAAGCCCTGCTAGGTGAAGAGAGTGTGAAGTTATGTAAATAAAACAAATCTCTTTTGGTGGATTATTTGAGTGGTATTATGATATAATATTTGTTAAGAAATTAGCGTTAGGAGGAATAATTTATGGAGCCAACTGGGTATGCTGGAGAATTTATTTGTATTAAGGCTCTAGAAAATGGTGTGAGTATCATAGGCATGACTAGAGGAAAAGACACAAAATTTCACCACACTGAAAAGCTGGACAAGGGTCAAGTGATGTTGGCTCAATTTACTGAAAACACATCAGCAATAAAGATAGTAGGAAAAGCTAAAATAATTACTTCTTTTGGACAAATGGAATCCGGGGATTAATAAAATCTTCAAACCGGGGGTGAGCATCGTATGTGGACGGTTATATATATGGCTCATAACAAGAATGATGCGGATTCTTTACGAGACATATTGACAAAAGAGGGTTTTCT contains these protein-coding regions:
- the mtrB gene encoding trp RNA-binding attenuation protein MtrB, with translation MEPTGYAGEFICIKALENGVSIIGMTRGKDTKFHHTEKLDKGQVMLAQFTENTSAIKIVGKAKIITSFGQMESGD
- a CDS encoding DNA polymerase III subunit alpha: MIDFTHLHVHTEYSLLDGASRIKDIIKKCKQFGMDSIAITDHGVMYGVIEFYKQAVNNGIKPIIGCEVYMAKRSMHDKESKQDSEYSHLVLLAENNTGYKNLVKIVSKACLEGFYYKPRVDTQLLSQYNEGIIALSACLAGDVQKAILSDDMDKAEKLALTYNKIFGEGNFYLELQDHGLQEQKMVNSQLIGLSEKLNIPLVATNDVHYINKEDASAHDVLLCIQTGRTVDEKDRLKFDTDEFYLKSQQEMQELFRYAPTALENTKQIAQRCNVEFEFNKLYLPEFKAPKSNSLEYLTELCYKGLEKKYDEITPEVKERLEYELGIIHQMGYVDYFLIVWDFIRFAKSKGIMVGPGRGSAAGSIVAYCLDITNIDPVKYNLLFERFLNPERVTMPDIDIDFCYERRSEVIDYVIGKYGSDHVAQIITFGTMAARAVIRDVGRALNMPYAQVDYIAKQIPFEIGMNIEKALKVNPKLDEMYHQDQEIKKLIDMSKKLEGLPRHASTHAAGVVISKMPIMEYVPLQKNDDIVTTQFSMGILEELGLLKMDFLGLRTLTVIRDTLNIIKSVHGKKIDLNNISLEDPKVFELIGSGETDGVFQLESSGMKQFMKELNPDKFEDIIAGISLYRPGPMDQIPRYIENKKHPKNINYTDAALEPILKVTYGCMVYQEQVMQIVRDLAGYSLGRSDLVRRAMAKKKTDIMERERKNFIYGNADSKEDIIIKGAVNNGVSEENANRIFDEMMEFAKYAFNKSHAAAYALIAYHTAWLKCYYPVEFMAALMTSVMHNTNKIANYINNCKTMGISILPPDVNESFGNFTVVDNKIRFGLAAVKNVGSNAIDEIVRIRKKDGPYKSFVDFCERVDYKYINKKAIESLIKCGAFDSMGVYRSQLMAIYEKTIDSVQQSRRRNIDGQLSLFESQTEQLNHGMLPDINEYPQKLMLSMEKEILGIYISGHPLSEYKYELKKLTTTNSYMLSSLAEESEHDENISNVTNIRDRDIVTIGGIIVEKRTKATKNNEIMCFIGLEDLYGVTEVVIFPRVYNQYMQILDNDSIVLIKGMIDLKEGEQPKILCRYVEPLYKIDNKRLYLKISNTIQKDVSKKIKPILKRYSGNIPVFIYIERNNKSKMAKRNLWVSEDQQLMRELKALLGEESVKLCK